The nucleotide sequence GCAAAAGAAGAAAACGATGTGGCATTATTTTATCCACACATGGACAAGACGATCGACGACCAAACAAAGCAATACTACAAGATTGTCAGTATGTTAGACAATTAATTCCGCTTATCAACATGCGCTAGCGCCACCGCCACCAGAAACTGTATGTTGTGTACAAAGCAATCGTACGAGCTTGTGTGCTGATATCCTTGTGGCCattcaatgtgagtgagtagggattgccatgcaacggatgcactacaacTATAAGTgaatgaaagctcaaaagaaagcTAAGTGGGGTGTGCGTCCAACtcgcttgctcgcgaagacctagggcattttgagaaagcccatcattgaaatacacaaggcaagttctataatgaagaatttcCACTAGTAATATAGGAaaatggatagtaacattgtccattctctcttttttctctttttttctctttttttgggctctttggcctctttttatttttattttttatggagctctttggcctctttttatttatttaagtcCGGAttatcatcccaacttgtgagggaatcatagtctccatcatcctttcctcacatgggacaatgctttaataatgatgatcatcacacttttatttgcttACAACTCGAATTACGACTTGATAGtacaacaaagatatgactctatatgaatgccttcagcGGTGTACGGGGATGTGCGATGATCTAGAGTGACgtgtataaaaaaatatgaacggtggccaagccacaaatactatatcAACTATATGATCacacaaagcaatatgacaatgatgatataTGTCACAATAAAAGAAACGatgaaacttgcatggcaatatatctcggaatggctatagaaatgccataataggtaggtatggtggatgttttgaggaagggtaaatggtgggtttaatgcatcgacgaaagttgcatggtactagagaagctagcaatggtgaaagggtgagagtgtgaataatctatggactcaacattaatcataaagaactcacatacttattgcaaaactttattagccatcgaagcaaagtactaatacacaTGCTACTACGGGAGAGATtgataggagttaaccatcgcacgctcCCGACCTCGACGTAAAGGAAGACAATCAACGATAAATTATGCTCTAATTAACTTAATCACATAatgagagaccatacgtgcatgctacgggaatcacaaaacttagcgcaaatattcttactaaaccacaattactcactagcatgactctaatatcaccatccttatatctcaaaacatcgtgagaaatcaaacttctcatatattcaatttttggcatgcatgcatgcttaaTTTTATTTGTGAACGTGCATGTATTTTATTCAACTGGTTGTGTCTTCTTTTACTTGTTCATCAATTGAAGAATCTTCCATGGAGATGGTGATCTCCTGATGCGCCTATCAGCCATGGGCTACAGACTGAATTATCAACAAGATTATTGTGATAGCTGGCGTTGCTGTGCTCTAcaaaaaaaaaagggcaacctggtgcatgtagctcccgcttgcgcagggtccagggaagggtccgaccactttgggtctatagtacgcagcctttccctacatttctgtaagaggctgtttgcaggacttgaacccatgacctcatggtcacaaggcagcagctttaccactgcgccaaggctccccttcatcaAAAGAACAGTGTTGCTGTGCTCTACAACTATGCAAGAATGATCTCAAAAGAACAATAACTATACCACGTAGTTTTGAACCTTGGCATTTTATGTTTTGGTTATAAGTTTCTTATTGGTATTTGCTAAATAATCCAATTAATCTTTCCTTATAGGTTGCGCTGTCAGAGTATGTTTTCACTATAGGAAATTTACTTGAACGTCTCCATGATGCCATAAATCTATGTAGAGTTGTTCAGCTCCCACATTATCCTGATGCTTATTGCTATTACTGTGACATTATGCATTATTTTAGAAAGTGATTTCTCCATCAGGTACACATAAAGAAATTGCAAAACTGCACCATGGCTATCCAGTATATCAAGCAAGCTCGGGTTCACATATCTGATGCAGATGGAGTCACAATTTAAGCAGAAGATATTCTTAATGGTGACAAGGAACTACTTTTTCTGTCGCTATGGATTATGCTTATTCATATGCAGGTTAATCTGAAAATGTCAATCAGTCTCCCATTACTCCTATCAAAGTTTTATACTGTTTATTATATTTCACCTTTCGTTTGTATTGAAAATCAGAAGTAACGGGGTTTGATGTTCAGTTTAGTTTTCCTCTTGACACTGTTATTATATTACAATGGGGATATTACTTCTCAGCAATATGTTACTGTTACTTGCCTAAATCAGAAGGGTTGCGGTATCAAATTTCTTTTCAATAAGTTTACGTGCATGTGTTATCCAACAAGATTATGTCAAGATTTTGAGGCTGCAGTAAACTTGCTCAAGGATCCTTTGTTCCTGAAACTAAAGCAGCTAGTGTGGACGCTGTGCTTCGCGATCATTTGGGAAATGCCCTGGCTGTTATGGCGAATGCGCTCAACACTTCTGTTGATGCAGAAGAAGCTGAGGCTCGTGCTTGCTTGGAAGGAATCCGTTTGGGAGCAAGCCAACTTTGACAGGCCTATAATTAGTGAGAGTGACTGCAGTTCAGTCATTGCTGCCTTGAGGAGGGCGAGTTGCTCTAGCATGTCTCATTTAGGTGTCATTTATAGTGATGTTCTCCCAGAAGCTTTGAAATTGCCGGACTGTAGGTTTGTTCACATCAAAATAGATCAAAACCGTGTTGCTCATGAGATTGCTACTTATTTTTGTCAAGCTGGCAATTGAGCTGAGCGAGACTCACAAGTACCACCTCAGATTGCTCATGCAATAGCTATAGATTGCAAATCCTCAAGTTTGGATCATTAATAAGATCTCTTTTGACCTCAGAAAAAACATAGCTTAATTTTTTTTCCAGGAACTAGTTGCCCGGGAGCAACAGATGATAGAAACTTCTTGTCTGTACAAATACTGAACAGCGAGAAGCCAAATTACCTTCATCTTGTAGCCGTTCTCAAGAACTTTAAGTTGTTCCAGGTCCTCTTCTAGTTGCAATGGGGTTGGTGCAAGCTGTGGatagatcttcagaaacttcgaaTCAAAGCCCTACATAAGAAATGTCAAAGCATTAATTGTGGGGGAGCTTAAGCACAaagttactccctccatcccataatgtaagacgttttttgacactacatttttgctagtgtcaaaaaacgtcttacattatgggacggagggagtaatatttacaACAAAATAAAGAGGCACACAGGGCAGTCAGTTATCAGAAGGGTTGGTCATGTACCGAAATCCCAAGATGAAGAAGATATGGGAAGTGAGGATTGACTTTCCCTGATCTGCAATGTTCAAAATTCCAAAACTGTAAGTGCAAATGAGGTCACCTGAAGAGTTAAAACAAATTTAATATCTTACTTGTTAAATGGGATCAGCCCTCTTGAGAAGTATATTGCATAACCCTGGTTGTCTACTACACACTTCACTCGGTTTGTGTCAAATGCATCTTCAGGTTTTAGTGCCGTGGCAGCTGTGCTGAAGACTGCATCAGGAGCTCGCTGAAGATAAAATTGAGCACATCATAAATGCAATGAAAAGAGATCAGTTAAGAAGAAAGAGATGTCAAACAAATGGAATGAATAGAAATAGAAGGTGAAAGGCAAAGCGGAATCTCCAGTAAAATTAGTACAGCAAAGATTCAAAATGCACATCATCACAATTCACTCAGAAGACTTCATCTCAGTTACTTCAGGAAAAACATTTTGCTTATCAGAAGAGTAAGAAATAACAAAACTAGAGTTCATAAGTACCTGCAGTGCCATAACCACACCGTCTATTATCTCTGGTTCTATAAGAGGCTCATCCCCTTGAATATTGACAACAATGTCGTAATGTTTCCTGAGCTTTTGAAGTGCCTCACAGCAGCGCTCAGATCCTGCATTTTGAACCACATGCCAACAAGCAAATAAGGAGATTACCAAGCAGTCATGAAAAGATACCTGAATTACAAAATCATCCAAGGTTACCATTTTGGCATGATACTGATGTCATTATAACATCAGCTCCAAATCCTCTACAGCACTCGGCAATTTTCTCATCATCCGTTGCCACAACTGAGGACAAAAAGGAAAGAAATACCGACAGTCTTAACATTAGAAGCATGTTGCTGCAGATTTAGAAGCCTCTCTGAACACATCAGAGAAAACAGAGTATGGCAACATAACAAGTGTTCAAGACGATCAAAGAAAGAAATTAACTTAAAACCAAGGCTTGCA is from Triticum aestivum cultivar Chinese Spring chromosome 1B, IWGSC CS RefSeq v2.1, whole genome shotgun sequence and encodes:
- the LOC123145599 gene encoding 3-deoxy-manno-octulosonate cytidylyltransferase gives rise to the protein MPICPPPPETSGSGGRAWIFHGLALGAAAAAAAAAYLYRRPRGFRSLAVGIIPARYASSRFEGKPLALILGKPMIQRTWERVMLASSLDHVVVATDDEKIAECCRGFGADVIMTSVSCQNGSERCCEALQKLRKHYDIVVNIQGDEPLIEPEIIDGVVMALQRAPDAVFSTAATALKPEDAFDTNRVKCVVDNQGYAIYFSRGLIPFNKSGKVNPHFPYLLHLGISGFDSKFLKIYPQLAPTPLQLEEDLEQLKVLENGYKMKVIKVDHDAHGVDAPEDVEKIEALMRARNIQ